From Paenibacillus polymyxa, the proteins below share one genomic window:
- a CDS encoding HD-GYP domain-containing protein, translating to MQLGGFRYQNNRERIKLRLVPVTLLRAGMKLGKKIYNENGMVLLSEGVELTSRLIERLGQVGIGYVYIEDAVTEDIVIPEMIHEQTRAAALQEIKKQFQGLSSYSVDHKHKYFGKSFYKVMESILDDIGGRQDAIIMLMDIGAADQDLYHHSLNVCLYSLVLGISNGYDNNQLMELGIGSLLHDIGKMKISPQVLYKPGKLTDEEYEHMKTHTVIGYKLLKDEPGIPLLSAHCALQHHERIDGSGYPHGWKKDQIHEYAKWIGLADSYDAMTASRIYKQALLPYEAMEVLYAGAGTLYEQRMLEAFRDCVAIYPLGLSVVLNTGEEGVVVRIHPKIPQRPVIRIVRDQDGQELKAPYDVDLSVSLSVMITNTLGAATGPFGGVHVD from the coding sequence TTGCAGCTAGGTGGCTTCAGGTATCAAAACAATCGGGAGAGGATTAAGCTGCGACTGGTACCTGTTACATTATTGAGAGCCGGCATGAAGCTGGGCAAAAAAATATACAATGAAAATGGAATGGTGCTGCTCTCGGAAGGTGTTGAGCTTACTTCGCGATTGATTGAACGTCTAGGCCAAGTCGGAATTGGATATGTATACATTGAGGATGCAGTGACAGAAGATATCGTCATACCCGAGATGATCCATGAACAGACAAGGGCGGCGGCGCTACAGGAAATCAAAAAGCAGTTTCAGGGTTTGTCATCCTACTCCGTAGATCATAAGCACAAATATTTTGGCAAGTCTTTTTATAAGGTAATGGAATCCATTCTGGACGATATTGGAGGCCGCCAGGATGCCATCATAATGTTGATGGATATTGGAGCTGCGGATCAGGATTTGTATCATCATTCTTTGAATGTATGCTTGTATTCACTAGTCCTGGGGATATCCAATGGCTACGATAATAACCAGCTCATGGAGCTAGGGATAGGTTCATTACTGCATGATATCGGTAAAATGAAGATTTCACCTCAAGTGCTCTATAAGCCGGGTAAATTGACGGACGAGGAATATGAGCATATGAAAACACATACAGTGATCGGCTATAAGCTACTTAAAGACGAACCCGGGATTCCCTTGCTATCAGCTCATTGTGCATTACAGCATCATGAGCGTATTGACGGCAGTGGATACCCACATGGTTGGAAAAAGGACCAAATCCACGAATATGCGAAATGGATCGGTCTGGCGGACTCGTATGACGCGATGACGGCAAGTCGAATATACAAGCAGGCTTTGCTGCCTTATGAAGCGATGGAGGTGCTATACGCCGGGGCAGGAACGCTGTATGAGCAGCGGATGCTGGAAGCCTTTCGTGACTGTGTAGCTATTTATCCTCTGGGGCTCTCTGTGGTGCTCAACACAGGGGAAGAGGGAGTCGTAGTGCGTATACACCCCAAAATCCCGCAAAGGCCTGTCATTCGTATTGTAAGAGACCAGGATGGACAGGAACTGAAGGCGCCTTATGATGTGGATTTGTCCGTATCCCTTTCGGTTATGATTACAAACACATTGGGTGCAGCTACCGGTCCTTTCGGAGGAGTTCACGTAGATTAG
- a CDS encoding bifunctional metallophosphatase/5'-nucleotidase gives MEMTTRQTLTILHTNDIHSHFGSMPSIAAMINERRAASGDALLVLDIGDHMDRMAPETEGTLGGANVDVINLTGYDAITIGNNEGLTFTSDMIEQAYAGIHCPVVCGNLTERATGRNPSWMKESVILNKAGIKIGLLGVTAPFTEFYQLLGWDVLDPFEVLGKQIAALRKQVDVVVVMSHLGLPSDETLASQFPEIDVILGGHTHHVLEEPLQIGNTVLCGAGKFGTLLGEVTLTRNHSLEPFRVTSGGVVPVNQTLLDEKVASAIVLHRRQAERAMESTVAVTDRELEIAYNEESPFGNLLAQSVSHFTGTEIALVNAGQLLGPLPQGDISKGILHSLCPSPINPCVMKLRGRDIRLTLEQSLLPEFTDKPMTGFGFRGKVLGTMCVEGLTIQYDPDRAPYEKVTDIHVAGQPLEEDEEYRVGTLDMFTFKAGYKVLANGTDLQFMLPEFLRDLIEMELKRPGAMEECFAARWLQVSKQSGED, from the coding sequence ATGGAGATGACGACTCGGCAAACGTTGACCATTTTGCATACCAATGATATCCATAGTCATTTTGGCAGTATGCCTTCGATAGCCGCGATGATCAATGAACGAAGAGCTGCATCAGGGGATGCGCTTCTTGTGCTGGACATAGGAGACCACATGGATCGGATGGCCCCCGAAACGGAAGGAACGCTCGGTGGGGCAAATGTGGATGTGATTAATCTGACAGGATACGATGCAATTACGATCGGTAATAATGAGGGACTGACTTTTACCTCGGATATGATTGAACAGGCATATGCAGGCATTCATTGTCCAGTTGTATGTGGCAATCTGACAGAGCGTGCTACGGGGAGGAATCCTTCGTGGATGAAGGAATCCGTTATTTTGAACAAAGCAGGAATCAAGATCGGTTTACTAGGTGTGACGGCTCCTTTTACAGAGTTTTATCAATTGTTGGGCTGGGATGTGCTTGATCCGTTTGAGGTGCTGGGGAAGCAGATAGCGGCACTCAGAAAGCAGGTGGATGTGGTGGTCGTGATGTCTCATCTGGGTTTACCCTCTGATGAGACATTAGCGTCCCAGTTTCCTGAGATTGACGTTATTCTTGGTGGTCACACCCACCATGTGCTGGAGGAACCGCTTCAGATTGGGAACACCGTTCTATGTGGGGCCGGGAAGTTCGGAACGTTGCTCGGTGAAGTGACACTAACCCGTAACCATAGTCTTGAACCGTTTCGAGTTACCTCAGGCGGCGTAGTTCCTGTGAATCAGACGCTGCTGGACGAAAAAGTGGCATCGGCCATTGTGTTGCATCGCAGACAAGCAGAACGCGCCATGGAGAGCACGGTGGCAGTAACGGATCGGGAATTGGAGATCGCCTATAATGAGGAGTCCCCTTTCGGGAATTTGCTGGCACAATCGGTATCCCATTTTACAGGAACCGAAATTGCCCTCGTCAATGCAGGTCAACTGCTTGGTCCGTTGCCTCAAGGAGATATTAGCAAAGGAATACTACATTCCTTATGCCCATCGCCGATTAATCCCTGTGTTATGAAGTTGCGGGGAAGAGACATTCGGTTGACACTGGAGCAGTCCCTGCTGCCTGAATTTACAGACAAGCCCATGACCGGCTTTGGCTTTAGAGGCAAAGTACTTGGCACCATGTGTGTGGAAGGGTTGACCATTCAGTATGATCCGGACCGTGCTCCTTATGAAAAAGTGACGGACATTCATGTAGCGGGTCAACCCTTGGAAGAAGATGAGGAATACAGAGTGGGCACGTTGGATATGTTCACTTTCAAAGCAGGCTATAAGGTGCTTGCGAACGGAACAGATCTCCAATTTATGCTTCCAGAATTTTTACGGGATTTGATTGAAATGGAGTTGAAGCGTCCGGGCGCGATGGAAGAATGTTTTGCAGCTAGGTGGCTTCAGGTATCAAAACAATCGGGAGAGGATTAA
- a CDS encoding HD-GYP domain-containing protein: MRVHVTDAKPGDRLKSDTYNGHGVPVMIQGTELQHDDISKLIMHGVDYIDIDAGSASIPAGFAPDVPASPESLKRAVPLIEQTISGFESMFLEASSTGKFDEYRVDELFGPLVSELARQKDVVSLLLIMERGDHYTYNHSLQVGILSYYIATWLGYTEEEAYAAGKAGYLHDIGKSMIPDEILNKPGKLTPEEFHEMKKHSLYGYDIIRNSTSDEISAIVALQHHEREDGSGYPHGLFKEEIHPFASITAVADVYSAMISNRVYQTKQELLTVLRELHSMSFGHLNPETTQVFIRHMLPNFINKQVLLTTGQTGTIILNNPVDYFRPLVRINDDEYIDLSRERHVSIDEIYLES; the protein is encoded by the coding sequence ATGAGAGTTCACGTTACCGATGCCAAGCCGGGCGATCGCCTCAAATCCGATACATACAATGGGCATGGTGTGCCTGTCATGATACAGGGCACCGAGCTTCAGCATGACGATATTTCCAAGCTCATTATGCACGGTGTCGATTATATTGACATTGATGCTGGTTCTGCGAGCATTCCGGCTGGCTTTGCCCCCGATGTTCCAGCTTCCCCCGAGTCCCTCAAACGCGCCGTTCCCCTCATAGAGCAGACGATCAGCGGCTTTGAAAGCATGTTCCTCGAAGCTTCCTCAACTGGAAAATTTGATGAATATCGAGTTGATGAGCTGTTCGGTCCTCTCGTTTCAGAACTGGCTCGTCAAAAAGATGTCGTATCTCTGCTGTTAATTATGGAACGGGGAGATCACTATACTTATAATCATTCTCTCCAAGTAGGTATACTGTCATATTACATTGCCACTTGGCTAGGATATACAGAGGAAGAGGCATATGCCGCTGGTAAAGCTGGATATTTACACGATATAGGCAAGTCCATGATACCGGATGAGATTTTGAACAAACCGGGTAAACTGACACCTGAAGAATTTCATGAGATGAAAAAGCATTCTCTGTATGGCTATGATATTATTCGCAATTCAACCAGCGATGAGATTTCAGCAATCGTCGCCTTGCAGCATCACGAGCGCGAAGACGGAAGTGGGTACCCCCATGGACTGTTCAAGGAAGAAATTCATCCTTTTGCCAGCATAACAGCTGTTGCCGACGTATACAGCGCGATGATTTCCAATCGTGTGTATCAGACGAAGCAGGAGTTGCTCACTGTATTACGCGAGCTGCACAGTATGAGTTTTGGACATCTAAATCCAGAAACTACCCAAGTGTTTATCAGACATATGCTACCGAATTTTATTAATAAGCAAGTTCTATTGACTACAGGCCAGACAGGAACCATTATTCTGAACAATCCTGTGGATTACTTCAGACCGTTAGTAAGAATTAACGACGATGAATATATAGATTTATCCAGGGAACGCCATGTATCCATTGATGAGATTTATCTGGAATCCTGA
- a CDS encoding manganese catalase family protein: MYFYKEDLINIIVPDKPDPTAAKVIQEVLGGRFGEMRTMMQFFFQSNNFRGNAVQYRDLIRGVFLEELSHVELVQHTINQLLTGSGEDQAGDAGVDHAPLDEAIKYANPHHFIMGAQSSLPVDASGNPWLGSYVYSHGNLISDLLDNLVLESTGVLQKSRIYEMSSNKTFRETLAFLIVRDNAHQNAFAKALETLGVDWGKLFPVPNYDINKYPECRKYVEMGFHNAQFNFRLDSTRIGEIFNGQTPSRNGGDLNVIDPPEGFPLPYMPELPNEHSPGLQDLNS, translated from the coding sequence TTGTATTTTTATAAAGAAGATTTAATTAACATAATAGTACCTGATAAACCCGACCCAACTGCTGCAAAAGTGATTCAGGAGGTATTGGGTGGTCGATTTGGAGAAATGCGTACCATGATGCAGTTTTTCTTTCAAAGTAATAATTTTCGTGGTAATGCTGTTCAATATAGGGATTTGATTCGAGGAGTTTTTCTAGAGGAGCTTAGTCATGTTGAACTGGTCCAACATACTATAAATCAACTTCTGACTGGCTCAGGTGAAGACCAAGCCGGCGATGCTGGAGTTGATCATGCTCCTTTGGATGAAGCGATAAAATATGCCAATCCTCATCATTTTATTATGGGAGCTCAAAGTTCCTTACCCGTTGATGCAAGTGGTAATCCTTGGTTAGGCAGTTATGTCTATTCCCACGGCAATCTGATTAGTGATTTGCTTGATAATCTCGTACTCGAATCTACAGGGGTTCTGCAAAAATCTCGAATTTACGAAATGAGCTCGAACAAAACATTCCGGGAAACATTGGCTTTTTTGATTGTACGGGATAATGCTCATCAAAATGCATTTGCCAAAGCATTAGAGACACTTGGAGTGGATTGGGGAAAATTGTTCCCGGTTCCAAACTACGATATTAACAAGTATCCAGAATGCCGGAAGTATGTTGAAATGGGCTTTCACAATGCACAGTTTAATTTTCGATTGGATTCTACCCGTATTGGAGAAATATTCAATGGGCAAACTCCAAGCAGAAACGGTGGGGATTTGAATGTCATTGACCCTCCAGAAGGCTTTCCTCTTCCGTATATGCCTGAATTGCCTAATGAACATAGCCCAGGTCTACAAGATCTTAACTCCTAG
- a CDS encoding manganese catalase family protein, with translation MFRHQKELQFEVKVERPDPLFARQVQEVLGGQFGEMTVMMQYLFQGFNCRGDEKYKDMLMDIGTEEIGHVEMLCALISQLLDGAKPEDQEQAAKDPVTAAIMGGINPQHLLVSGLGGLPTNSNGVPWNGSYIVASGNLLADMRSNLHAESQGRLQVARLYHMTQDESVRATLRKMLARDRYHQYQWMAAIQELEEKNGVVVPASFPPEAEQESQPEAYEFWNLSEGEESSEGLWATGSAPDGTGSYVYISNPIAKGQIYNAKIPATELHHDLDHKTSDK, from the coding sequence ATGTTTAGACATCAAAAAGAGTTGCAGTTCGAAGTGAAAGTAGAGCGACCTGACCCTCTATTTGCCCGACAGGTACAAGAAGTTTTGGGAGGCCAATTTGGAGAAATGACCGTGATGATGCAATATTTGTTTCAGGGGTTTAACTGTCGCGGTGATGAAAAATATAAAGATATGTTAATGGATATTGGAACAGAAGAAATAGGACATGTGGAGATGCTGTGTGCTTTAATTAGTCAATTACTTGATGGGGCTAAACCAGAAGATCAGGAGCAAGCTGCCAAAGACCCTGTTACAGCTGCCATTATGGGAGGAATTAACCCGCAGCACCTGCTGGTCAGCGGTCTTGGCGGATTGCCTACTAATTCCAATGGAGTTCCATGGAACGGTTCTTACATTGTGGCTAGTGGCAATCTTTTGGCAGATATGCGGTCCAACCTGCATGCAGAGAGCCAAGGTCGATTGCAGGTAGCCAGACTATATCATATGACGCAAGACGAAAGCGTTAGGGCTACATTACGGAAAATGCTAGCACGCGACCGCTATCATCAATATCAATGGATGGCGGCAATTCAAGAATTAGAAGAAAAAAATGGTGTTGTGGTACCGGCTTCCTTCCCTCCTGAAGCAGAGCAAGAATCTCAGCCTGAAGCATATGAGTTTTGGAACTTGTCAGAAGGCGAAGAATCTAGTGAAGGTCTGTGGGCAACAGGAAGTGCGCCGGATGGAACCGGGAGCTATGTATACATCTCTAACCCCATTGCCAAAGGACAGATCTATAATGCCAAAATACCAGCAACCGAGTTGCATCATGACTTAGACCATAAAACTTCAGATAAATAA
- a CDS encoding YmaF family protein, producing the protein MQKNKLVVKKKTISAKQTQRHVHEFEGSTKLAEAGADRHNHRFAGVTGQAIRVGRSHVHEIDLTKTDFVNHFHNLRRIRTGPAIPVGNGKHVHFVTGQTTLNDGHVHQFNFATLIEEPLV; encoded by the coding sequence ATGCAGAAGAATAAACTTGTAGTCAAGAAGAAAACAATCTCAGCTAAACAGACACAGAGGCATGTACATGAATTTGAAGGTAGTACCAAACTGGCTGAAGCAGGCGCAGACCGACATAACCACCGCTTTGCAGGTGTTACTGGGCAAGCGATTCGAGTTGGAAGAAGTCATGTCCACGAAATTGATCTTACGAAAACTGATTTTGTGAACCATTTTCATAATCTGAGAAGGATTAGAACAGGACCAGCTATTCCAGTCGGAAATGGAAAACACGTACATTTCGTTACGGGCCAAACTACATTAAATGATGGTCATGTACACCAGTTTAATTTCGCAACATTGATTGAGGAACCTCTTGTTTAA
- the sufB gene encoding Fe-S cluster assembly protein SufB: protein MAKKAPEMEEYKYGFRDEHKSIFQTGKGLTPEIVKEISKIKGEPDWMLEFRLKALKQFEKMPMPKWGGDMDELDFDDIQYYVRPSEKQGKTWEEVPTEIKETFDKLGIPEAEQKFLAGVSAQYESEVVYHSMQKDLEEQGVIFMDTDTALREHPEILKEYFATVVPPADNKFAALNSAVWSGGSFIYVPKGVKCEVPLQAYFRINSENMGQFERTLIIADEDSFVHYVEGCTAPIYSTNSLHSAVVEIICKKNARVRYTTIQNWAPNIYNLVTKRAVAEENATMEWVDGNIGSKLTMKYPAVVLKGRGAKGMVLSIAVAGKGQHQDAGAKMIHLAPDTTSTIVSKSISKHGGKVTYRGLASFGRQAQGAKSNIKCDTLILDNQSTSDTIPYNEIMNDDITLEHEATVSKVSEDQLFYLMSRGLTEAEATQMIVMGFIEPFTKELPMEYAVEMNRLIKFEMEGSIG from the coding sequence ATGGCCAAGAAAGCACCGGAAATGGAAGAGTATAAGTATGGCTTTCGTGACGAGCACAAGTCCATTTTCCAAACAGGTAAGGGTCTCACTCCGGAAATTGTAAAGGAAATCTCCAAAATTAAGGGTGAACCGGATTGGATGTTGGAGTTCCGTCTGAAAGCATTGAAGCAATTTGAAAAAATGCCAATGCCAAAATGGGGCGGAGACATGGATGAACTGGATTTCGATGATATCCAGTACTATGTAAGACCTTCCGAGAAGCAAGGGAAAACGTGGGAAGAGGTTCCTACAGAAATTAAGGAAACCTTTGATAAACTGGGGATTCCTGAAGCGGAGCAAAAGTTTTTGGCTGGTGTATCTGCGCAGTATGAATCCGAGGTTGTCTACCACAGCATGCAAAAGGACCTGGAAGAGCAGGGTGTCATTTTCATGGATACCGATACAGCGTTGCGTGAGCATCCTGAGATTCTGAAAGAGTATTTTGCCACAGTCGTACCTCCTGCGGACAATAAGTTTGCGGCCCTGAACAGTGCGGTATGGTCAGGCGGTAGCTTTATCTACGTGCCTAAAGGTGTGAAATGTGAAGTTCCATTGCAGGCTTACTTCCGTATCAACTCGGAAAACATGGGTCAATTTGAGCGTACGCTCATTATTGCTGACGAAGACAGCTTTGTGCATTATGTAGAAGGCTGTACAGCTCCAATTTACAGCACGAACTCGCTGCATAGTGCTGTGGTTGAAATTATTTGTAAGAAAAACGCACGCGTTCGTTACACAACGATTCAGAACTGGGCACCAAACATTTACAACCTGGTAACTAAACGTGCGGTTGCTGAAGAAAATGCAACGATGGAATGGGTTGATGGCAACATCGGTTCCAAGCTGACAATGAAGTATCCTGCCGTTGTACTGAAAGGTCGTGGAGCGAAAGGGATGGTCTTGTCCATCGCTGTTGCAGGCAAAGGCCAGCATCAGGATGCAGGTGCGAAAATGATCCACTTGGCACCAGATACTACATCCACCATTGTATCCAAATCGATCAGTAAGCACGGTGGTAAAGTAACGTATCGCGGATTAGCTTCCTTTGGTCGTCAGGCTCAAGGTGCAAAATCGAATATTAAGTGTGATACGTTGATTTTGGATAATCAGTCAACTTCAGATACTATTCCTTATAATGAGATCATGAATGACGATATTACACTTGAGCACGAAGCAACGGTGTCCAAAGTATCGGAAGATCAACTCTTCTATCTGATGAGCCGTGGTCTGACCGAAGCTGAGGCAACACAAATGATCGTTATGGGCTTCATTGAGCCGTTCACCAAAGAACTACCGATGGAATATGCGGTAGAAATGAACCGCTTGATCAAGTTCGAAATGGAAGGTAGTATCGGTTAA
- the sufU gene encoding Fe-S cluster assembly sulfur transfer protein SufU — protein sequence MQLDDLYRRVIMDHYKNPRNRGRFEDDAVTVDLNNPTCGDRISLQLKTKDGVVEDARFTGEGCSISMSSASMMTEAVKGKTIDQALDMASRFSSLMKGEAVEFDDYEELEALSGVNKFPARIKCATLAWNALRKGIDEDK from the coding sequence ATGCAACTTGATGACTTGTACCGACGCGTGATTATGGATCATTATAAAAATCCGCGCAATCGCGGACGTTTTGAGGACGATGCTGTTACGGTGGATTTGAATAATCCTACGTGTGGTGACCGGATATCCCTTCAACTCAAAACGAAAGATGGCGTAGTCGAGGATGCCCGTTTTACAGGCGAAGGCTGCTCGATTAGTATGTCCTCGGCTTCGATGATGACAGAAGCGGTCAAAGGAAAAACGATTGATCAGGCCTTGGATATGGCGAGTCGCTTCTCCTCTCTGATGAAGGGCGAAGCGGTCGAATTTGATGATTATGAAGAATTGGAAGCTTTGTCAGGGGTCAATAAGTTCCCGGCTCGCATTAAATGTGCGACATTGGCTTGGAACGCGCTGCGCAAAGGGATTGACGAAGATAAATAA
- a CDS encoding cysteine desulfurase — protein MNTALIREQFPILHQEINGHPLVYLDNAATSQKPLAVIEAIKHYYEFDNSNVHRGVHTLGSRATDAYEGAREKVARFLNAKRSQEIIFTRGTTTALNLVASSYGRANCKEGDEIVITPMEHHSNLIPWQQVAKATGATLKYIPLQEDGSVDLADVEKTVTEHTKIVAIAHVSNVLGVVNPVKEIAAIAHRKGAVIVVDGAQSTPHMKVDVQDIDADFYAFSGHKMCAPTGIGALYGKKALLENMEPVEFGGEMIDDVGLYESTWKELPWKFEGGTPIIAGAVGLGAAIDFLESIGLDAIAQHESRLSNYALRRLREVEGLTIYGPAERHVGLVTFNLDDVHPHDVATVLDSKGVAIRAGHHCCQPLMRWLKASATARASFYLYNTEEDIDALVSALIQTKEYFGDAT, from the coding sequence ATGAACACTGCATTGATCCGTGAACAATTCCCGATTTTACATCAGGAGATTAACGGTCATCCGCTGGTTTATTTGGATAATGCGGCCACTTCGCAAAAGCCGCTAGCGGTCATCGAGGCGATCAAGCACTATTACGAGTTTGATAATTCGAATGTACACCGTGGTGTGCATACCTTGGGTAGCCGTGCTACGGATGCTTATGAAGGTGCGAGGGAGAAGGTAGCCCGTTTTCTGAATGCCAAGCGCAGTCAGGAAATCATTTTTACACGCGGGACAACAACCGCGCTGAATCTGGTGGCTTCTTCTTACGGTAGAGCTAACTGTAAGGAGGGTGATGAAATTGTCATCACTCCGATGGAACATCACAGTAATCTGATTCCGTGGCAACAGGTAGCCAAAGCCACGGGTGCGACTTTAAAATATATTCCGCTTCAAGAGGACGGTAGCGTTGATCTTGCAGACGTGGAGAAAACCGTCACAGAACACACAAAAATTGTTGCGATTGCGCATGTCTCCAATGTGCTTGGCGTTGTGAATCCGGTCAAAGAGATTGCTGCTATTGCACATCGCAAAGGTGCAGTTATCGTTGTTGACGGTGCACAAAGTACGCCACATATGAAAGTAGACGTGCAAGACATAGATGCTGATTTTTATGCTTTCTCTGGTCACAAAATGTGTGCTCCTACAGGAATTGGTGCACTCTACGGCAAGAAGGCGTTGCTGGAAAACATGGAGCCCGTTGAGTTTGGCGGTGAAATGATCGACGATGTGGGATTGTATGAATCCACATGGAAGGAGCTACCTTGGAAATTCGAAGGTGGCACCCCGATTATTGCTGGGGCAGTTGGCTTGGGAGCTGCCATTGATTTTCTGGAAAGCATCGGACTAGACGCCATTGCACAGCATGAGAGCCGTCTATCGAATTATGCACTCAGACGTCTCCGTGAAGTGGAGGGTTTGACGATCTACGGACCTGCTGAACGTCATGTCGGGCTTGTAACATTCAACTTGGATGATGTGCATCCGCATGATGTAGCTACTGTACTGGATAGCAAAGGGGTGGCCATACGTGCGGGCCATCATTGCTGCCAGCCATTGATGCGCTGGTTGAAAGCCAGTGCAACTGCACGTGCCAGCTTTTACCTCTATAACACGGAAGAGGATATCGACGCTCTGGTCAGCGCCTTAATCCAAACGAAGGAGTATTTTGGCGATGCAACTTGA
- the sufD gene encoding Fe-S cluster assembly protein SufD has translation MTTQTILPVDSEQLRVLSERNGEPSWLVEDRQKALELAGQLELPVFEKTKIERWNLNDYGQHKLSEVIASVGQVPAAIADLVKEQQEGGLIIQRNSGAVYVKLSEELAAQGVIFTDLQTAVKEHADLVKAHLNTVIKAEENSLSALHAALWNGGVFAYVPKNVELNVPLQAVFLTDDATATFAPHVLLIAENHSSVTYVDNYVSADLAAPVLHNGAVEVVANAGAKVRYATVHQFGEQVTDISIRRATLGNDAAIEWIVGEMNNGNTASNTMSVLKGNGSNSDAKVIAVGSGSQKLNYTTQAQHFGKNSASQMITRAVMREEASSIINGITKIEKGATKADGQQTERVLMLSPKARGDANPILLIDEDDVTAGHAASVGQVNREQVYYLMSRGISRAEAERLIIYGFLAPVVSEIPLEGLQHQLQSLVERKLGQ, from the coding sequence ATGACAACACAAACAATCCTTCCGGTAGATTCCGAGCAACTGCGTGTTCTGTCCGAACGTAATGGCGAGCCATCTTGGCTGGTCGAAGACAGACAAAAAGCACTTGAGCTTGCAGGCCAACTGGAGCTTCCGGTATTTGAAAAAACAAAAATCGAACGTTGGAATTTAAACGATTACGGTCAACATAAATTGAGCGAGGTCATTGCATCTGTAGGTCAGGTTCCTGCAGCCATTGCTGATCTGGTCAAAGAACAACAGGAGGGCGGTCTGATCATCCAGCGCAACTCCGGTGCGGTATACGTGAAGCTGAGCGAGGAACTGGCAGCGCAAGGTGTTATTTTCACGGATTTGCAAACGGCGGTCAAAGAGCATGCTGATTTGGTCAAAGCTCATCTGAACACTGTTATTAAGGCTGAAGAAAATTCATTGTCGGCATTGCATGCAGCACTCTGGAACGGTGGAGTATTTGCTTATGTGCCTAAAAATGTAGAACTGAACGTACCGCTTCAAGCTGTGTTCCTCACGGATGATGCGACTGCAACTTTTGCGCCGCATGTGCTGCTCATAGCTGAAAACCATAGTTCCGTGACGTACGTAGACAACTATGTATCTGCAGATTTGGCGGCACCTGTTCTTCATAACGGTGCGGTAGAAGTGGTTGCGAATGCAGGCGCTAAAGTACGCTACGCGACAGTGCATCAGTTTGGAGAGCAAGTAACGGATATTTCCATTCGTCGTGCCACGCTCGGAAATGACGCTGCTATCGAATGGATTGTAGGCGAAATGAACAACGGCAATACAGCGAGCAATACCATGTCTGTGCTCAAAGGCAATGGCTCCAACTCGGATGCCAAGGTTATTGCTGTAGGTTCTGGTTCACAAAAGCTGAACTATACGACACAAGCACAGCATTTTGGTAAAAATTCCGCTAGTCAGATGATTACACGCGCAGTTATGCGTGAAGAAGCATCTTCCATCATTAACGGAATTACGAAAATTGAAAAAGGCGCTACCAAAGCAGACGGTCAGCAAACGGAGCGTGTACTGATGCTCAGCCCGAAAGCACGTGGTGACGCTAACCCGATCCTGTTGATTGATGAAGATGATGTAACGGCTGGACACGCAGCCTCGGTTGGTCAGGTTAACCGTGAGCAAGTGTATTACTTGATGTCCCGCGGAATTAGCCGTGCAGAAGCTGAACGATTGATTATTTATGGCTTCCTGGCACCTGTCGTATCTGAAATTCCGCTCGAAGGACTTCAACATCAGCTGCAAAGCCTTGTTGAAAGGAAGTTAGGCCAATGA